In Thermorudis peleae, a genomic segment contains:
- a CDS encoding beta-ketoacyl-ACP synthase III, whose amino-acid sequence MGRRATITGWGTYLPDRVLTNHDLEHMVETSDEWIVARTGIRERRLAAPTETTTAMAAAAARQALATAGLGPDQLDLVIVATVTPDTLMPSTASLLQAELGASRAGAFDLAAACSGFVYALAVGAQFIAAGTAQTVLVVGVDALTRWVDFSDRSTCVLFGDGAGAVVLQATTADEGILSTVLGSDGTGAWSLYIDGFRELLSANGATPPKRPYMRMKGSEVFRFSVRVLGEAALEAIQQAGLQPQDIDLFIPHQANLRIIDAAAKRLGLPMEKVWVNIDRYGNTSAASVPICLAEAADAGALKPGMNVVLVAFGAGLAWAASVVRWGWQGVPGREAG is encoded by the coding sequence GTGGGGCGGCGGGCGACGATCACCGGATGGGGTACGTATCTCCCCGATCGTGTGCTGACAAACCATGACCTTGAGCACATGGTAGAGACGTCCGACGAATGGATTGTCGCGCGCACGGGTATCCGTGAACGTCGCCTTGCTGCGCCAACCGAGACGACGACAGCAATGGCCGCCGCGGCTGCTCGCCAAGCGCTGGCAACGGCCGGGCTTGGCCCAGACCAGCTCGACCTCGTCATCGTCGCAACCGTCACCCCAGATACCTTGATGCCGTCCACAGCTTCGCTCCTCCAGGCCGAACTCGGTGCCAGCCGGGCTGGTGCCTTCGACCTCGCAGCAGCCTGTTCTGGCTTCGTCTACGCGCTCGCCGTCGGCGCGCAGTTCATCGCCGCTGGCACGGCGCAAACCGTGCTCGTTGTCGGCGTCGACGCGCTGACACGCTGGGTTGACTTCTCGGATCGGAGCACGTGCGTGCTCTTCGGCGATGGCGCAGGCGCTGTCGTTCTGCAAGCGACCACGGCGGATGAGGGCATCCTCTCGACCGTGCTCGGCTCAGACGGGACCGGTGCGTGGAGCTTGTACATCGACGGCTTCCGCGAGTTGCTCAGCGCCAATGGAGCAACGCCACCCAAGCGCCCCTACATGCGGATGAAGGGCAGCGAAGTCTTCCGTTTCTCTGTCCGCGTCCTCGGCGAGGCCGCACTCGAAGCCATTCAGCAAGCTGGCCTCCAGCCTCAGGACATTGACCTGTTTATTCCGCACCAGGCCAATCTGCGCATCATCGATGCCGCTGCGAAGCGGCTTGGCCTGCCGATGGAGAAGGTCTGGGTCAACATCGATCGCTATGGCAACACGTCTGCTGCCTCTGTGCCCATCTGTCTTGCCGAAGCCGCGGATGCTGGCGCGTTGAAGCCTGGCATGAACGTCGTGCTCGTTGCCTTTGGAGCTGGCTTAGCCTGGGCGGCGAGCGTGGTGCGCTGGGGGTGGCAGGGTGTGCCAGGACGGGAGGCAGGATGA
- the rpmF gene encoding 50S ribosomal protein L32 yields the protein MGALPKHKVSKRREGYRRRHQYLKLPQLMTCPACGELKPTHLVCPNCGTYRGRQVIEPASARRQRRADRE from the coding sequence ATGGGTGCGCTACCAAAGCATAAAGTAAGCAAGCGGCGCGAAGGCTACCGCCGGCGCCACCAATACCTGAAGCTACCGCAGCTTATGACCTGCCCAGCTTGCGGCGAGCTGAAGCCAACACACCTTGTGTGCCCAAATTGCGGCACGTATCGTGGTCGGCAGGTCATCGAGCCGGCCAGCGCGCGCCGGCAGCGCCGGGCTGACCGCGAGTAA
- a CDS encoding YceD family protein, translating to MQPQQLYNDTVLNVAQLLKARVGAERRIDVHLDALELDVDLPTQRVEAHLRLTRITSGILVTGDVQVTGHQVCARCLTEFDGTYTETVSAEFWPSIDVETGAPLPLPEDDETFIIDENHQLDLNELLRQVAILAQPLRPVCGPDCPGFESLLPPEAMPVDDRLAVLASLLLEN from the coding sequence ATGCAACCGCAGCAGCTTTACAACGATACCGTCTTGAATGTCGCGCAGCTTCTCAAGGCGCGCGTCGGTGCGGAGCGGCGCATTGACGTCCATCTCGATGCGCTCGAACTCGATGTCGACCTGCCAACCCAGCGTGTCGAGGCCCACCTGCGGCTGACGCGCATTACGTCCGGCATCTTGGTGACTGGCGATGTGCAGGTCACCGGCCACCAGGTCTGTGCCCGCTGCTTAACAGAATTCGATGGCACATACACCGAGACGGTCTCCGCCGAGTTCTGGCCAAGCATCGATGTCGAGACGGGTGCCCCGTTGCCGCTCCCAGAGGATGATGAGACATTCATCATCGATGAGAATCACCAACTGGACTTGAACGAATTGCTTCGGCAGGTAGCGATCCTCGCGCAGCCTCTTCGCCCCGTCTGCGGACCAGACTGCCCAGGCTTTGAGTCGCTCCTGCCACCAGAAGCAATGCCCGTCGATGACCGGCTCGCGGTACTGGCGAGTCTCTTGCTGGAGAATTAA